From Pseudomonas putida, one genomic window encodes:
- a CDS encoding non-ribosomal peptide synthetase encodes MDSTAASRIAKRFVLLPLEKRRQYLMKMREEGLSMASLPIPQVREAFDRLPLSFAQQRQWFLWQFDRQASAYHIPCALRLRGALNVAALQASLEALVHRHDSLRTRFVEDEHGVAQQVDATVAVALTLTTLDEQALQAHIQARVREPFDLACGPLLRAELLQLGSDDHVLLLVQHHIISDGRSMQVMVKELTHCYARFSQGLSSQLPEPQLQYADYAIWQRHWMEAGEQERQLDYWRQRLGSEVPVLELPLDRPRPSVQRFDGARLPLAIPPALALAVRQLAQARQATPFMVLLAAFMALLHRYTRQQDIRVGVPSANRNRVEAEDLIGFFVNTLVIDGQCQPTLSFEQLLDQVKATTLQAQAHQDLPFEQLVEALQPARNLSHNPLFQVMFNHQVGAPQPNESALGHGLAIEPLPLAGETAQLDLTLNTFEDAQGLSASLTYATALFDHSSIQRLGDHWLRLLAHVVQAPQQALGEITLLADDERQRLLTQWNATTHAYPATPSIHALVEAQARRTPDATALLFGDSALSYAQLNRQANQLAHALIAQGVRQDTPVGIAAERSLELVVGLLAILKAGGAYVPLDPEYPAERLSYMVEDSGIGLLLTQAHLRERLPLPPGLPVLLLDQAPAAQPEHDPQVPCTPEQLAYVIYTSGSTGRPKGAGNSHQALANRLQWMQAAYGLDASDTVLQKTPFSFDVSVWEFFWPLITGARLAIAAPGDHRDPARLVQLIVQHQVTTLHFVPSMLQAFLLDDQVSRCSSLQRIVCSGEALPVEAQQQVFAQLPQAQLYNLYGPTEAAIDVTHWTCRDEGKTGVPIGQPIANLACWILDAGLQPQPAGVIGELYLGGVGLARGYHQRPALTAERFVACPFQPGARMYRTGDLARYRADGVIEYCGRIDHQVKIRGLRIELGEIEARLMEQPAIHEAAVLAVDNQLVAYLVARAGEPLPEREQLSQALLAHLPDYMVPNQWLFLPRMPLSPNGKLDRKALPAPGLAQAQASYSAAEDELQARLVQVWQRVLKREHVGIDDNFFELGGDSIVSIQLVSQARRDGLHFTPKDLFSHQTVRTLAQVTQTQAEPAEAAYRPASGPSLLLPMQQQFFAQAVPQAQRWNQSVMLKANQAQAPAHVRQALAALLETHDALRLRFSQVQGQWQAHFAPHTPDDDLLWLFEPSQGDSWQDLCDRAQGSLDLGQGPLLRAVLGVVDGEQRLLLVIHHLAVDGVSWRILLEDLHSAYSLAVAGQACALPPRTLSVQDWALRLQAYAQSPAGEQEAAFWQRQCADIDSTLPVLDADVALRLCDSRSVTTHLDAATTTRLLKDCPTAYRTQINDLLLAALARVLQRWTGACDHLVQLEGHGREAFADFEADLTRSVGWLTSLYPARISAGSSLAEAIMLTKEQLRALPGKGAFFGALRSFASPAIREALAALPAARITFNYLGQFDSGHDDAATLLRPIPADKGREQSPDAPLQNWLALNGQVFDGELRLNWSFSQRMFEPAQLQHLADDYAAELREVVALCGQGVRLGLTPSDVPLARLGQAQLALLPFACDQVEDIYPLSTVQQGMLFHTQDAGAGDFYINQTSVEVQGLEAPRFIAAWGRLVERHEMLRSAFWQAPQLSEPLQVVLRQGQLDARTLDWRGQAVEPARLAAAAEAERRRPFDLLAPPLLRLLLMRLDDERHQLILTSHHILMDGWSQSRLLGELFQCYAGQALPAQQGRYSDYIRWLQAPAQQASEAFWRPRLAELQAPTQLAGVAGSRSAQQGHGALYLHWDEQRTTWLREQAQRLRVTPNTLVQAAWVLLLQRYTGQQTVCFGATVSGRPASLPGADNLLGLFINTLPIIQAPHPAQPVQDWLQQLQTCNLEVRDHEHTPLVDIQRWAQSNGQALFDSIIVFENYPIDERLQSAGAAGLRFGEAQLRDVTNYPMDLAVHLNARLRIEFLYRQDHFQAPQVEAIRSHFDTLLERLLSHPEAAVGTLGLLDTVVQPQPQPGVSPEHDLASLIGRHAQARADQVAVRCDGVQLTYGQLEEQANRLAWTLLERGIGREDRVGIALDRSVRTIVAFYAVMKAGAAYVPLDIDYPAERLQWIIGDADVALLLTDSIIGERLGVAPERRLDLDRCELSAQRHAPQRQALDDQLSYMIYTSGSTGNPKGVAVARGPLRMHCQAIIERYEMGPSTRELLFMSFAFDGAQERWLSTLISGGLLVVRGNTLWTPQQTWDVLHAEAIGIACFPPAYLQQLAEYGQAQPAPPPVRIYCFGGDAVADANFELVKQVLKPHYLTNGYGPTETVVTPLLWKVPVTARCEAVYAPIGVAVGNRTLHVLDDCLNPLPAGLAGELYIGGEGLARGYHRRPGLSAERFVADPFSATGGRLYRTGDLVRQRPDGVFDYLGRLDNQVKVRGFRIELGEIEARLRDIANVLDAVVVAREAANGKQLVGYVVRDDGERAVTPMLEHLRQVLPDYMVPAQLMVLDALPLTPNGKVDRRALPEPLLRERQYQAPADDRQRALAAIWADVLGLEQVGVSDHFFELGGDSLSVLKVLSRLRNQPQLGLNLKLRDLIARPTIAELCPAEAGEQAALDPLLLLNRKIERQAPLFCLHAGFGTVFDYRALAQRLDGVCSVYGLQNRMLLDRQWQDESLDAMAIDYAQYIRQKQPHGPYRLLGWSLGGTLALLVARELERQGQQIDLLGLVDPYVPGEPGAALDEDCGGDLRAFLAVVGGRSADSLPLFPVAANADATQLQALIEQSLGAEAKDALQSSEELARTFTVAMTLKALSLQVHALPAVRASLDCWWAQSSEAGVCQAFEAHHAIHSSQRLAADHYTIVSHGALLETVLQRLQPVAAHTL; translated from the coding sequence ATGGACAGCACTGCCGCTTCGAGAATCGCCAAGCGCTTTGTCCTGCTGCCGCTGGAAAAGCGCCGGCAGTACCTGATGAAGATGCGCGAGGAAGGCCTGTCGATGGCCAGCCTGCCGATCCCTCAGGTACGTGAAGCGTTCGACCGCCTGCCGTTGTCGTTCGCCCAGCAACGCCAATGGTTCCTCTGGCAGTTCGACCGCCAGGCCAGCGCTTATCACATTCCCTGCGCCCTGCGCCTGCGAGGGGCACTGAACGTGGCGGCGCTGCAGGCCAGCCTTGAGGCGCTGGTGCATCGCCATGACAGCCTGCGCACGCGTTTCGTCGAAGACGAGCACGGCGTGGCGCAGCAGGTGGACGCCACCGTCGCCGTCGCCCTGACGCTTACCACGCTCGATGAGCAGGCCCTGCAGGCGCATATCCAGGCGCGGGTACGTGAACCGTTCGACCTGGCCTGCGGGCCCTTGTTGCGTGCCGAGTTGCTGCAACTGGGCAGCGATGACCATGTGCTGCTGCTGGTGCAGCACCACATCATCAGCGACGGGCGCTCGATGCAGGTGATGGTCAAGGAGCTGACCCACTGCTATGCACGCTTCAGCCAGGGCCTGTCCAGCCAGCTGCCCGAACCGCAGCTGCAGTACGCCGACTACGCCATCTGGCAACGCCACTGGATGGAAGCCGGCGAGCAGGAACGCCAGCTCGACTACTGGCGCCAGCGCCTGGGCAGCGAAGTGCCCGTGCTGGAACTGCCGTTGGACCGGCCGCGCCCGAGCGTGCAGCGCTTCGACGGGGCGCGCCTGCCGCTGGCCATCCCACCGGCCCTGGCCCTGGCCGTGCGCCAGCTTGCCCAGGCCCGCCAGGCCACACCGTTCATGGTGCTGCTGGCCGCGTTCATGGCCCTGCTGCACCGCTACACCCGCCAGCAGGACATCCGCGTCGGCGTGCCCAGTGCCAACCGCAACCGGGTCGAGGCAGAAGACCTGATCGGCTTCTTCGTCAACACCCTGGTCATCGATGGCCAGTGCCAGCCGACCCTGTCCTTCGAGCAACTGCTCGACCAGGTCAAGGCCACCACCTTGCAGGCCCAGGCCCACCAGGACCTGCCCTTCGAGCAACTGGTCGAGGCTTTGCAGCCAGCGCGCAACCTCAGCCACAACCCCCTGTTCCAGGTCATGTTCAACCACCAGGTCGGCGCGCCCCAGCCGAACGAATCGGCCCTCGGCCACGGCCTGGCCATCGAGCCGCTGCCACTGGCAGGCGAGACCGCGCAACTGGACCTGACCCTCAACACCTTCGAGGACGCCCAGGGCCTGAGTGCGAGCCTGACCTACGCCACCGCCCTGTTCGACCACAGCTCCATCCAACGCCTGGGGGACCACTGGCTGCGCCTGCTGGCGCACGTGGTGCAGGCTCCGCAGCAGGCGCTTGGCGAGATCACGTTGCTGGCCGATGACGAACGCCAGCGCTTGCTCACCCAGTGGAACGCCACCACCCACGCCTACCCGGCCACGCCGTCGATCCACGCCCTGGTCGAAGCCCAGGCACGCCGCACGCCCGATGCCACCGCACTGCTGTTCGGCGACAGCGCGCTGAGCTACGCCCAGCTCAACCGCCAGGCCAACCAGCTGGCGCACGCCCTGATTGCCCAAGGCGTGCGCCAGGACACGCCGGTCGGCATCGCCGCCGAGCGCAGCCTGGAGCTGGTGGTTGGCCTGCTGGCCATCCTCAAGGCCGGCGGCGCCTACGTGCCGCTGGACCCTGAATACCCCGCCGAGCGCCTGAGCTACATGGTCGAAGACAGCGGCATCGGCCTGCTGCTGACCCAGGCGCACCTGCGTGAGCGTCTGCCGCTGCCGCCCGGGCTGCCGGTGCTGCTGCTCGACCAGGCGCCCGCCGCGCAGCCCGAACATGACCCGCAAGTGCCGTGCACGCCCGAGCAACTGGCCTACGTCATCTACACCTCCGGCTCCACCGGCCGCCCGAAAGGCGCAGGTAACAGCCACCAGGCCCTGGCCAACCGCCTGCAGTGGATGCAGGCGGCCTACGGCCTGGATGCCAGCGACACAGTGCTGCAGAAGACGCCCTTCAGCTTCGACGTGTCGGTGTGGGAGTTCTTCTGGCCGTTGATCACCGGCGCCCGCCTGGCCATTGCCGCGCCGGGTGACCACCGCGACCCGGCGCGCCTGGTGCAACTGATCGTCCAGCATCAGGTCACCACCCTGCACTTTGTGCCCTCGATGCTGCAGGCCTTCCTGCTCGACGACCAGGTCAGCCGCTGCAGCAGCCTGCAGCGCATCGTCTGCAGTGGCGAGGCGCTGCCGGTGGAGGCGCAGCAACAGGTGTTCGCGCAGTTGCCCCAGGCCCAACTGTACAACCTGTACGGGCCCACCGAAGCGGCCATCGACGTCACCCACTGGACCTGCCGCGACGAGGGCAAGACCGGCGTGCCGATTGGTCAACCGATCGCCAACCTGGCCTGCTGGATCCTCGATGCCGGCCTGCAGCCGCAACCCGCTGGCGTGATCGGCGAGCTCTATCTGGGCGGAGTGGGCCTGGCCCGCGGGTATCATCAACGCCCGGCGCTGACCGCCGAGCGTTTCGTTGCCTGCCCGTTCCAGCCTGGCGCGCGCATGTACCGCACCGGCGACCTGGCGCGCTACCGCGCCGACGGCGTGATCGAGTACTGCGGGCGCATCGACCACCAGGTGAAGATCCGCGGCCTGCGCATCGAACTCGGTGAGATCGAAGCGCGGCTGATGGAGCAACCCGCCATCCACGAGGCCGCCGTGCTGGCCGTGGACAACCAACTGGTCGCCTACCTGGTGGCCAGGGCCGGCGAGCCGCTGCCTGAGCGCGAGCAACTGAGCCAGGCACTGCTGGCCCACCTGCCCGACTACATGGTGCCCAACCAGTGGTTGTTCCTGCCGCGCATGCCGCTGAGCCCCAATGGCAAGCTCGACCGCAAGGCCCTGCCCGCCCCAGGGCTGGCTCAGGCCCAGGCCAGCTACAGCGCCGCCGAAGATGAACTGCAGGCACGCCTGGTGCAGGTCTGGCAGCGGGTGCTCAAGCGCGAGCACGTGGGCATCGATGACAACTTCTTCGAGCTGGGCGGCGACTCGATCGTGTCCATCCAGCTGGTGAGCCAGGCACGACGCGACGGCCTGCACTTCACCCCCAAAGACCTGTTCAGCCACCAGACCGTGCGCACCCTGGCGCAAGTCACCCAGACCCAGGCCGAACCGGCCGAGGCCGCGTACCGGCCTGCCAGCGGTCCCAGCCTGCTACTGCCGATGCAGCAGCAGTTCTTCGCCCAGGCCGTGCCGCAGGCGCAGCGCTGGAACCAGTCGGTGATGCTCAAGGCCAACCAGGCGCAGGCCCCGGCCCACGTGCGCCAGGCGCTCGCGGCGCTGCTGGAGACCCACGATGCCTTGCGCCTGCGCTTCAGCCAGGTGCAAGGCCAGTGGCAGGCTCACTTTGCCCCGCATACGCCCGACGACGACCTGCTCTGGCTGTTCGAGCCAAGCCAGGGCGACAGCTGGCAGGACCTGTGCGACCGCGCTCAAGGCAGCCTCGACCTGGGCCAAGGCCCGTTGCTGCGCGCCGTGCTGGGGGTGGTCGACGGTGAGCAGCGCCTGCTGCTGGTGATCCACCACCTGGCCGTGGACGGTGTGTCCTGGCGCATCCTGCTTGAAGACCTGCACAGTGCCTATTCCCTGGCGGTTGCCGGCCAAGCCTGCGCGCTGCCACCGCGCACCCTGTCGGTGCAGGACTGGGCCCTGCGCCTGCAAGCCTACGCACAGAGCCCGGCCGGGGAGCAGGAAGCCGCCTTCTGGCAACGCCAGTGCGCCGATATCGACAGCACCCTGCCGGTGCTCGATGCTGACGTTGCGCTGCGCCTGTGCGACAGCCGCAGCGTCACCACCCATCTGGATGCCGCGACCACCACGCGCCTGCTCAAGGATTGCCCAACGGCCTACCGCACGCAGATCAACGACCTGCTGCTGGCCGCCCTCGCCCGTGTGCTGCAACGCTGGACCGGCGCCTGTGACCATCTGGTGCAACTCGAAGGCCATGGCCGCGAAGCCTTCGCCGACTTCGAGGCCGACCTGACCCGCAGCGTCGGTTGGCTGACCAGCCTCTACCCGGCCCGCATCAGCGCCGGCAGCTCGCTGGCCGAAGCGATCATGCTGACCAAGGAACAGCTGCGCGCCCTGCCGGGCAAAGGTGCGTTCTTCGGCGCCCTGCGCAGTTTCGCCAGCCCGGCGATACGTGAGGCCCTGGCCGCACTGCCCGCTGCGCGCATCACCTTCAACTACCTGGGCCAGTTCGACAGTGGCCACGACGATGCCGCTACGCTGTTGCGGCCGATCCCCGCAGACAAAGGCCGCGAACAAAGCCCCGATGCGCCGTTGCAGAACTGGCTGGCCCTCAATGGCCAGGTGTTCGACGGCGAACTGCGCTTGAACTGGAGCTTCAGCCAGCGGATGTTCGAGCCGGCTCAACTGCAGCACCTGGCCGACGACTATGCCGCCGAGTTGCGTGAGGTGGTGGCCTTGTGCGGCCAGGGCGTACGCCTTGGCCTCACCCCTTCGGACGTGCCGTTGGCCCGGCTTGGCCAGGCCCAACTGGCCCTGCTGCCTTTCGCCTGCGACCAGGTCGAAGACATCTACCCGCTGTCTACCGTGCAGCAGGGCATGCTGTTCCACACCCAGGACGCCGGTGCCGGGGACTTCTACATCAACCAGACCAGCGTCGAGGTCCAAGGCCTGGAGGCGCCACGTTTCATCGCTGCCTGGGGCCGGTTGGTGGAGCGCCACGAGATGCTGCGCAGTGCCTTCTGGCAGGCGCCGCAACTGAGCGAGCCACTGCAGGTCGTGCTGCGTCAGGGCCAGCTCGACGCCAGGACGCTGGACTGGCGCGGCCAGGCCGTCGAGCCGGCGCGCCTGGCCGCCGCCGCGGAAGCCGAGCGGCGTCGCCCGTTCGACCTGCTCGCCCCACCCTTGCTGCGCCTGTTGCTGATGCGCCTGGATGACGAGCGCCATCAGTTGATCCTGACCAGCCACCACATCCTCATGGATGGCTGGAGCCAGTCACGCCTGCTCGGTGAACTGTTCCAATGCTACGCCGGCCAGGCGTTGCCGGCCCAGCAAGGCCGTTACAGCGACTACATCCGCTGGCTGCAGGCGCCGGCGCAACAGGCCAGCGAGGCGTTCTGGCGGCCACGCCTGGCCGAGCTGCAGGCCCCTACCCAACTGGCCGGCGTGGCCGGTAGCCGCAGCGCCCAGCAAGGCCACGGCGCGCTCTACCTGCACTGGGACGAGCAGCGCACCACCTGGCTGCGCGAGCAGGCCCAACGCCTGCGCGTTACCCCCAACACCTTGGTGCAGGCTGCCTGGGTGCTGCTGTTGCAGCGTTACACCGGCCAACAGACCGTGTGCTTCGGCGCCACCGTGTCCGGTCGCCCGGCCAGCCTCCCGGGTGCCGACAACCTGCTGGGGCTGTTCATCAACACCTTGCCGATCATCCAGGCCCCGCACCCGGCTCAACCGGTGCAGGACTGGCTGCAACAGTTGCAGACCTGCAACCTGGAAGTGCGCGACCACGAGCACACCCCGCTGGTGGACATTCAGCGCTGGGCCCAGAGCAATGGCCAGGCGCTGTTCGACAGCATCATCGTGTTCGAGAACTACCCCATCGATGAACGCCTGCAATCGGCCGGTGCCGCCGGCCTGCGTTTCGGTGAAGCGCAACTGCGCGACGTCACCAACTACCCGATGGACTTGGCGGTGCACCTCAATGCCCGTCTGCGCATCGAGTTCCTCTACCGCCAGGACCATTTCCAGGCGCCGCAGGTGGAGGCCATCCGCAGCCACTTCGACACCTTGCTCGAACGCCTGCTGAGCCACCCCGAGGCGGCCGTCGGCACGCTTGGCCTGCTCGACACCGTCGTGCAGCCGCAGCCACAGCCCGGCGTGAGCCCTGAGCATGACCTGGCCAGCCTGATCGGCCGTCATGCCCAGGCGCGTGCAGACCAGGTGGCGGTGCGCTGCGACGGGGTGCAACTGACCTACGGGCAACTGGAAGAGCAGGCCAACCGCCTGGCCTGGACCCTGCTCGAACGCGGTATCGGGCGCGAGGACCGAGTGGGCATCGCCCTGGATCGCTCGGTGCGCACCATCGTTGCCTTCTACGCGGTGATGAAAGCTGGCGCGGCCTATGTGCCGCTGGACATCGACTACCCCGCCGAACGCCTGCAATGGATCATCGGTGACGCCGACGTGGCCCTGTTGCTGACCGACAGCATCATCGGCGAACGCCTGGGCGTGGCCCCCGAGCGCCGCCTGGACCTGGACCGCTGCGAGCTGTCCGCGCAGCGACACGCCCCGCAACGGCAAGCGCTGGACGATCAGCTCAGCTACATGATCTACACCTCCGGCTCCACCGGTAACCCCAAGGGCGTGGCCGTGGCCCGCGGCCCACTGCGCATGCACTGCCAGGCGATCATCGAACGCTACGAAATGGGCCCCTCGACCCGCGAGCTGCTGTTCATGTCGTTCGCCTTCGACGGGGCTCAGGAACGCTGGCTGTCGACCCTGATCAGCGGTGGCCTGCTGGTGGTCCGTGGCAACACCCTGTGGACCCCACAGCAGACCTGGGACGTGCTGCATGCCGAGGCCATCGGCATCGCCTGCTTCCCGCCGGCCTACCTGCAGCAACTGGCTGAATACGGCCAGGCCCAACCGGCACCGCCCCCGGTGCGCATCTACTGCTTCGGCGGCGATGCGGTGGCCGATGCCAACTTCGAGCTGGTCAAGCAGGTGCTCAAACCGCACTACCTCACCAACGGCTACGGCCCTACCGAAACCGTGGTCACCCCGTTGCTGTGGAAGGTGCCGGTGACGGCGCGCTGCGAAGCGGTGTACGCCCCCATTGGCGTGGCCGTGGGCAACCGCACGCTGCATGTGCTGGATGATTGCCTCAACCCGCTGCCGGCAGGCCTGGCCGGGGAGCTTTACATCGGTGGCGAGGGCCTTGCCCGCGGCTATCACCGCCGCCCGGGGCTGAGTGCCGAGCGCTTCGTCGCGGACCCGTTCAGCGCCACTGGCGGGCGCCTGTACCGCACCGGTGACCTGGTACGCCAGCGCCCGGACGGGGTATTCGACTACCTCGGGCGCCTGGACAATCAGGTGAAGGTCCGCGGTTTTCGTATCGAACTGGGCGAGATCGAGGCGCGCCTGCGTGATATCGCCAACGTGCTCGATGCGGTGGTGGTGGCGCGCGAGGCTGCCAACGGTAAGCAACTGGTCGGTTACGTGGTACGTGACGACGGCGAACGTGCTGTCACGCCGATGCTCGAGCATCTGCGCCAGGTGCTGCCCGATTACATGGTACCGGCGCAACTGATGGTGCTCGATGCGTTGCCGCTGACCCCCAATGGCAAGGTCGATCGCCGCGCACTGCCCGAGCCTTTGCTGCGCGAGCGCCAGTACCAGGCCCCGGCGGATGACCGCCAGCGCGCCCTGGCGGCGATATGGGCCGATGTGCTGGGCCTGGAGCAGGTCGGGGTGAGTGATCACTTCTTCGAACTGGGGGGCGATTCACTGAGTGTGCTCAAGGTGCTCTCGCGCTTGCGCAACCAACCGCAACTGGGCCTGAACCTGAAGCTGCGCGACCTGATCGCCCGCCCGACCATCGCCGAACTGTGCCCGGCCGAGGCGGGCGAGCAGGCGGCGCTCGACCCACTGCTGCTGCTCAACCGCAAAATCGAACGCCAGGCCCCGCTGTTCTGCCTGCATGCGGGCTTCGGCACAGTGTTCGACTACCGCGCACTCGCTCAGCGGCTGGACGGCGTTTGCAGTGTCTATGGCCTGCAGAACCGCATGCTGCTCGACCGCCAATGGCAGGACGAGTCGCTCGACGCCATGGCCATCGACTACGCCCAGTACATTCGCCAGAAGCAGCCCCACGGCCCCTACCGCCTGCTGGGCTGGTCGCTGGGTGGCACCCTGGCGCTGCTGGTGGCCCGTGAGCTGGAGCGCCAGGGCCAGCAGATCGACCTGCTCGGCCTGGTTGACCCGTATGTACCGGGTGAGCCAGGTGCGGCGCTGGACGAAGACTGCGGTGGCGACTTGCGCGCCTTCCTCGCCGTGGTCGGTGGCCGCTCGGCCGACAGCCTGCCGCTGTTCCCGGTAGCGGCCAATGCCGATGCCACGCAGTTGCAGGCACTGATCGAGCAGAGCCTGGGCGCAGAGGCCAAGGACGCCCTGCAAAGCAGCGAGGAGTTGGCGCGCACGTTTACCGTCGCCATGACCCTCAAGGCCCTGTCGCTGCAAGTGCACGCCCTGCCCGCGGTACGCGCCAGCCTGGACTGCTGGTGGGCACAGAGCAGCGAAGCGGGCGTCTGCCAGGCCTTCGAAGCGCACCACGCGATCCACTCCAGCCAGCGCCTGGCCGCTGATCACTACACCATCGTCAGCCATGGCGCACTGCTCGAAACCGTGCTTCAGCGCCTGCAGCCGGTGGCCGCACACACCCTGTGA
- a CDS encoding alpha/beta hydrolase, producing MSLDCDLEAFLELAELGRLTGKSQPMHQLSIAQARAEFENASRLLDPDPPAHVDVRALQYSCREGAQLPARLYVRPGVTPKATLFYLHGGGYVVGSLDSHDCVCRRLACLGDYAVFAPHYRLAPEQPFPTALHDCQDAALWLQHNATELGLPSALVLAGDSAGATLATVLAIEAAQHPQAMAVKAQLLFYPVAESNTRRASHRQYGEGYLLESGTLDWFYEHYLGATQAHTDWRASPLLHPALPAMAPAYVNLAQYDPLFDEGLDYARKLEASATPTTLRIEAGLTHDFLRMSGITGATGEVYAAAGCWLEQVLA from the coding sequence ATGTCCCTGGATTGCGATCTGGAAGCGTTCCTGGAACTGGCCGAACTCGGCCGCCTGACGGGCAAGAGCCAGCCCATGCATCAGTTGAGCATCGCCCAGGCACGGGCGGAGTTCGAAAACGCCTCGCGTCTGCTCGACCCCGACCCTCCCGCCCATGTCGACGTGCGCGCCCTGCAGTACAGTTGCCGCGAGGGTGCGCAGTTGCCCGCCCGTCTCTATGTGCGCCCGGGCGTCACGCCCAAGGCCACCCTGTTCTACCTGCATGGCGGTGGTTATGTGGTCGGCAGCCTGGACTCGCATGACTGCGTGTGCCGGCGCCTGGCCTGCCTGGGTGACTATGCGGTGTTCGCTCCGCACTACCGGCTGGCGCCCGAGCAGCCGTTTCCAACGGCACTGCACGATTGCCAGGACGCCGCCCTCTGGCTGCAGCACAACGCTACCGAGCTGGGCCTGCCGAGCGCGCTGGTGCTGGCCGGTGACAGCGCGGGTGCTACGCTGGCCACGGTTCTGGCGATCGAAGCCGCGCAACACCCGCAGGCCATGGCAGTCAAAGCGCAGCTGCTGTTCTACCCGGTAGCCGAAAGCAATACTCGACGCGCTTCGCACCGGCAGTATGGCGAGGGTTACCTGCTGGAGAGCGGTACGCTGGACTGGTTCTACGAGCATTACCTGGGCGCCACCCAAGCGCACACTGACTGGCGCGCCTCGCCCCTGCTGCACCCGGCGTTGCCAGCCATGGCGCCGGCCTATGTGAACCTGGCCCAGTACGACCCGTTGTTCGATGAAGGCCTGGACTATGCGCGCAAGCTCGAGGCGAGCGCCACACCGACCACGCTGCGTATCGAGGCGGGGTTGACCCACGATTTTCTGCGCATGTCGGGTATCACTGGGGCGACTGGCGAGGTGTATGCGGCGGCAGGATGCTGGTTGGAGCAGGTGCTGGCCTGA